The Lipingzhangella halophila genome segment AGGTCGGTGGGTACTCGGCGCTGCAGGCCGGCGCCGCCCTGCTCCCGGTGACCGCGCTCATGCTGCTGTTCTCCGCTCGTGCCGGGCAGCTCGCGGAGCGCATCGGGCCGCGCTGGCCGATGACCGCCGGGCCGCTGGTGATGGCGGCCGGGATGCTGCTGCTGCTCCGCACCGGCGTCGCGGCCAGCTACTGGGCGACGGTGCTGCCCGCGGTGGTCATCTTCGGCGCCGGACTCTCGCTCACTGTCGCACCCCTGACAGCGACCGCACTCGCCGGCGTGCCGCAACGGCACAGCGGCCTCGCCTCGGCGATCAACAACGCGCTGTCGCGCGGAGCGGGCCTGCTGGCCGTGGCGGTGCTACCGGTGGCCGCGGGACTGTCCGGCGCGAGTTACCGCGACCCCGAGCTGTTCGCCGACGGGTTCCGCGTCGCGATGCTGATCTGCGCCGGAATCACGGCCGCCGGCGGCCTGCTCGCCGCGGTTCTGGTCACCAACCGGATGGACGAGGCCGCCCCGGCCTGCCCGGCGCGAGAGATGCCGCGCAAGCACCACTGCGCCGTCGACGGCCCTCCGATCGAGGAGGCCGCGCCGGAGCGGCGCGCCTGACGGTCTGCGCGCGTGGCACCCCGGCGGTTCGCGGCGGACCGCCTCACTCCTCGTGCGGCTCCTCGATGGCGGGCATGGGCGCCCCGCCGGGGTGCCACGTACTCAGGAACGCCGGCTGCCGGTCGGTGTCCACGAGCTCGACCCGGGCGCCGATGCTGTCCACCTGGTGGTAAACGAAGGGGCGCCCGTAGGGGCAGCCGGAGAAGTCCTCGGGCAGGCCCGCGGCGTCGAGCCGCCGGGAGCCAGCCAGAACGGAGGTGGACCAGAAGCCGAGGTGGTCGAACCGCGCGCCCGCTGCGGAGTCCCACGGGCTGCCAGCGGGCGCTTCGATGAGTTCGATGAACGGCGGGCCGCCCGTGGTGAAGGCGATCTGGAAGTCCCAGCCGGCGATCCGGTCGCTCTTGGGCGGCGACCACTCGACTCCCGAGGCCAGCCGCAGGTCGCGCATGGCGGCCTGGATGTCGGGCACCGCGAAGCACACGTGGTAGAAGCCGGTCAATCTGCCTCCGTCTCTCGGGCCCCCAGGGCGCGTTGCGGCCCGCCCCAGCGGGGCGGTGGAGTCGCGGTCCGTGTCCACGAAAGCTCCGCTGTTCCGAGGATGAGAGTACCGAAGGGCCCGTGGCGGTCAGGCTCCCGGTGGGAGAAGGGGGCCGGCGTCCCATTCCTCGAAGATCAGCATGGTCTGCACCCGGGTGACCTCGGGGCGGGCGGTGAACTCGTCGAGGACGAGGCGCTGCAGGTCGGCGACGCTGGCGGCCGCGACCAGGATGAGAAAGTCGTCCGGTCCGGTGAGGTGGTAGAGGGCGCGGCTCTCCGGTTGCGAGCGGATGTGCTCGACCAGGGGCTCGACCAGTGGGCGGCGGTGCGGCTGTACCCGTATGGCCAGGAACGCCTGCACGGGCCGCCCCATCGCCTCCGGTGAGACCCGTAGGACCTGGCCCTGGATGACGCCGGCCGACCGCAACCGCGCCACGCGGTCCAGGCAGGTCGAGGGGGCGATGCCCACTGCCGCGGCGAGGTCCCGGTTGGTGATCCGTGCGTCGTTCTGCAACACCCGCAGAATTTCGAGATCAACCGGATCCATGCGGAGATTTTCCATCATCTTCCGAATAGTACCCGGAATCGGTTGAAAATCGCCGTTCAACGTTCAGGATGGGGGCTGGCATCCCGGTTACGGGGTTCGCGAGGGGGAACCATGCCGCACCACCTGGCGCTGTTCGTGCTGACCACCGCGCTCGTGCTGGTCGTCCCGGGGCCGGACTTCGTTCTGGTGACCCGGGTGGCCATGTTGCGCGGGAGACGCGCCGGCTTTGCGGCGGCCGCGGGCATCGTGGCCGGCCTGGCGGGCTACACCGCCCTGGCGGCGCTCGGGGTGACCGTCGTCATCGCCGCCAGTGACACCGCGCTGACCATACTGCGCGGCGCGGGTGCGGCCTACCTCGTGTGGCTCGGGGCCAGCGCGCTCGTCGCGCTGTGGCGCGCTCGGGACGAACCGGGCCCGCACGACCACGGCGGGGGGAGCGTGCCCAGTGGCACCCCATTCCTCCAGGGGGTGCTGACCAACGGCCTCAACCCCAAGGCCCTGGTCTTCTTCCTGACCTTCCTCCCGCAGTTCGTCACGCCCGGTGTGCCGGCCGGGCCGCAGACCCTGCTGCTCGGCGGGATCGTCGTCGCCCTCGCCGTGACCTGGTGGTTGGGCTACGTGCTGGCGATAGAGCGGGTTTCCCGGGTCCTGCGGCGGCGCCGGGTGCGCCGGGGCGTTGACGCGGCCACCGGCACCACCCTCACCGCTTTCGGGGTGGTGCTGCTGCTGAGCAACTGAGGTCGCACAGCCGGGCGCACCCCGGCCGGCGACGTGGCGGACGCGCCTCTCGGTCCGCGCCGGGGGGTCTGCACTACGTTGGGTGGGCGAGGAAGAAGGGAGGAAACGCGGCGATGAACATCAAGGACCTGCGGATCACCAGCCCCGACATCGGAGCGGACGGCCGGCTGGGGGACCGCCACGCTCTGGAGCAGGACAACCAGCCACCGACCCTGCGCATCAGCGGTGTGCCCGAGGGGACGGCCGAGCTGGCGATCGTCTGCCACGACCCGGACGCCCCGGTTCCGTGGGGATTCACGCACTGGACGCTCTACGGGGTCCCGGCGGACGTCACGGAGATCGGCCCGGATGCCGACAGCCGCTACCGCGCTGGCAGCAACGGCTTCGGCAAGGAGGGCTACGGAGGGCCGCGGCCACCGGAAGGGCACGGGCCGCACCGCTACTACTTCTGGGTCTACGCGCTCAGCCGTGCCGTCGACGGCACGCCGTCGCTGCGGCAGTTCCTGGACAGCTACGGCGACGCGATCATCGAGCAGAACCGTGTCGTCGGGATCTACGAGCGTTGACCTGATCCGCGCCGCCGCTCAAGGCCGAGGCCCGGAAGCTCAAGGGCGGCGGCGCGGATGTGGCCGATCCCGTGTGGCGGCGACCGGAGTCAGCGCGCGCTGGGCTCCCGGGCCGCAGCGCCGGCGTCGGTGGCCGTGACGGTCTCAACGGTGCCCTTTCCGCCGTCGACGCGAACGCGGTCGCCGGTCGCCAGCCGGGTGGTCGCGTTGCCGCACCCGACCACGGCCGGAATGCCCAGTTCGCGGGCGACGATCGCCGCGTGGGACAACGGGGCTCCGATGTCGGTGACCACCGCGGCGGCCCGCGGGAACAGGGGAGTCCAACCGACGTTGGTCACCGTGGTCACCAGGATCTCGCCGGGGCGCAGCGTCTCCTCGCCCTCGGCCGCGGTGGTCACCACCCGCGCGGTGCCCTCGACGGTTCCGGCCGCTCCGGGCGTGCCGGTCACCGACTCGGACATCGGGGTGTGCTCCCGGTGCTCGTCGTAGAGGTCGGAGCGCCGGTTGGGGTCGGCCGCCCAACGCTCCGGATCGAACCGGCCGCGGATCAGCGCGGGGGGAGGCGGCAGCGAGCGGTAGTGCTCGTAGGCCGCGCGGCGGGCCGGCACCCGGGCGAGCGGCGCCTCGTCGCCGCGCAGCACGGCCAGGATCTCGTTGGTCTCCAGGTGGAACAGGTCGTCGCCGTGTCCGGTGAGCGCGCCGGCACGCAGGACGAACTCGCGCGTCACCCAGATCCCGCGGGCCCACTCCGACCGGCCGGCCTCGCGGCCGCGGAAGCCGGCCGCCGCCCCGCGCATCCTGCGCCGCAGCGTGTCGACCTTGTCCGGGTGGCGCTCGGCGAACCGGGCGAGCGCGGCGTCGCGTTCCTTCTTCCTGCGTTCGAGCAGCGTGCCGACCTCGGTGAGCGCCTCGTGCATACCGCGTGCCTGGCGGTCGATCCAGTCGGGGTCCTCAGCAGGGCGCGGCGCGGAGACCTCGAACTCGTCGGGAGCACGGTGGCCCCACTGCCGCGCGAACGTCTCGCGGTCGATCTCGCCCTTGGCGAGCTGGGAAAGACCGATGATGGGACCGAGGCTGGCCATTGGGCCGGCTGTCTCGGTGTCCTCCGCCCCGGTGACCAGCGTGTTGATGTCGGATTCGGGGACACCGAGCTTGGCCAGCCAGGGGCGCAGCGTCACGATGCCCAGCCCGCCGCGGCGGCCGGCGGCCCAGAACACGCCGCCGATGAAGTCGATCAGCGGGGCGATGTCGGAGTCCCACAGGGCCGCCAGTTCCTCCGGGGTCTCGGTGGCCCGGATCCGTGCGCGTGTGCGCTCGCACAGGTCGGGGCAGGCAGCCAGTTTCTCGTCGGTCCGCCTGAGGTGGGGCAGGAGCCGGGGAAGCGCCCGCCCGGCGATGGGCAGGAAGCGGGCTATCGTGCGTTTCCGGGACGGCACCGGTGGGATCTGGACGTCGTCGGGGAGGGTGCCGTACGTCTGCGCGGAGGCGCTCCCGACGGTCCCGTTGCCGCCGCCGAATGCGGTCATGGTGCTGATGTTGATGTACCAGCGCCCGCAGATGTTGCCGACCAGCTTGGGTTCCGGGAGCGCCGCGGGCGGCCAGGTGTTGCGCAGCCACAGTTGGGCCAGTGACCACGTGATCGGGGTCATCACGTCGGGCATCGCCTCGCCGACGTTGGTGCGGGTCCAGAGGTAGTCGCCGGTGAGGCTGTCGTTCCACACCTCGCGTTCCGGCGGCTCCTCCGGCGGGGCGGTGGTGATCGGACGGGCCTGCAGGATGTGGAATTCTGCCTGGTCACGGGCCCATTCGAGGTCCACGGGGTGGCCGTAGAGCTCCTCGATCCGGCTTCCGGCACGGGCGAGCCGCTCGGCCTCACCGGGGCCGAGGACCGCCCGGCCGCGCAGCTCGGCCGGCACGGGCTCCTCGTGCGTGCCGTTGGCGTCGCGCGTGGTCAGCACGGTCTTCTCGGCGATCTGTTCCTCGACGACCGTGCCGCTGCCGCGGTCCACGACGACCGTGTCCGGGCTGACCTGGCCGCCGACCACGGCCTCGCCCAGCCCCCAGCCGGCGTTGATGACGATGCGGTCGCGCGCCCCGGTGACGGGGTCCGCGGTGAAGAGGACGCCCGCGGCGTCGGCCGGGACCAGCCGCTGCACCACCACCGCCAGGCGCACGTCGCCGTGCCCGATGCCGTTGCGGGCGCGGTAGCCGATCGCGCGCGCCGTCCACAGCGACGCCCAGCAGTTCCGCACCGCCTCCAGCAGGTTGTGCTCGCCGCGGACGTTCAGGAAGGTGTCCTGCTGGCCGGCGAAGGAGAACTCGGGCAGGTCCTCGGCGGTGGCCGAGGAACGCACCGCGACCGGCTCCGGCTCGGGGCCGAGCCCGGAGTAGGCCTCGCGGATCTCGCCGCCGATCTTCTCGGGGATCCCGGTGCCGTCGAACAGCTCGCGGATCCGTTCCTCGGCCCGGCGCAACGTCTCGGGCCGGTCGGGGACGGCGTCGTTGACGGCGGCCCGGATCGCCGCGTCCAGGCCCGCGTGCTCGACGAAGCGCGCATACGCCTCCGTTGTCACGTGGAAGCCGTCGGGGACGGTGACGCCGGCCGCCGCCAGCCGCGCGAGGGAGGCCC includes the following:
- a CDS encoding VOC family protein gives rise to the protein MTGFYHVCFAVPDIQAAMRDLRLASGVEWSPPKSDRIAGWDFQIAFTTGGPPFIELIEAPAGSPWDSAAGARFDHLGFWSTSVLAGSRRLDAAGLPEDFSGCPYGRPFVYHQVDSIGARVELVDTDRQPAFLSTWHPGGAPMPAIEEPHEE
- a CDS encoding Lrp/AsnC family transcriptional regulator, whose amino-acid sequence is MDPVDLEILRVLQNDARITNRDLAAAVGIAPSTCLDRVARLRSAGVIQGQVLRVSPEAMGRPVQAFLAIRVQPHRRPLVEPLVEHIRSQPESRALYHLTGPDDFLILVAAASVADLQRLVLDEFTARPEVTRVQTMLIFEEWDAGPLLPPGA
- a CDS encoding LysE family translocator is translated as MPHHLALFVLTTALVLVVPGPDFVLVTRVAMLRGRRAGFAAAAGIVAGLAGYTALAALGVTVVIAASDTALTILRGAGAAYLVWLGASALVALWRARDEPGPHDHGGGSVPSGTPFLQGVLTNGLNPKALVFFLTFLPQFVTPGVPAGPQTLLLGGIVVALAVTWWLGYVLAIERVSRVLRRRRVRRGVDAATGTTLTAFGVVLLLSN
- a CDS encoding YbhB/YbcL family Raf kinase inhibitor-like protein translates to MNIKDLRITSPDIGADGRLGDRHALEQDNQPPTLRISGVPEGTAELAIVCHDPDAPVPWGFTHWTLYGVPADVTEIGPDADSRYRAGSNGFGKEGYGGPRPPEGHGPHRYYFWVYALSRAVDGTPSLRQFLDSYGDAIIEQNRVVGIYER
- a CDS encoding PEP/pyruvate-binding domain-containing protein yields the protein MTPTPPLVLALHDPAAELALVGGKGASLARLAAAGVTVPDGFHVTTEAYARFVEHAGLDAAIRAAVNDAVPDRPETLRRAEERIRELFDGTGIPEKIGGEIREAYSGLGPEPEPVAVRSSATAEDLPEFSFAGQQDTFLNVRGEHNLLEAVRNCWASLWTARAIGYRARNGIGHGDVRLAVVVQRLVPADAAGVLFTADPVTGARDRIVINAGWGLGEAVVGGQVSPDTVVVDRGSGTVVEEQIAEKTVLTTRDANGTHEEPVPAELRGRAVLGPGEAERLARAGSRIEELYGHPVDLEWARDQAEFHILQARPITTAPPEEPPEREVWNDSLTGDYLWTRTNVGEAMPDVMTPITWSLAQLWLRNTWPPAALPEPKLVGNICGRWYINISTMTAFGGGNGTVGSASAQTYGTLPDDVQIPPVPSRKRTIARFLPIAGRALPRLLPHLRRTDEKLAACPDLCERTRARIRATETPEELAALWDSDIAPLIDFIGGVFWAAGRRGGLGIVTLRPWLAKLGVPESDINTLVTGAEDTETAGPMASLGPIIGLSQLAKGEIDRETFARQWGHRAPDEFEVSAPRPAEDPDWIDRQARGMHEALTEVGTLLERRKKERDAALARFAERHPDKVDTLRRRMRGAAAGFRGREAGRSEWARGIWVTREFVLRAGALTGHGDDLFHLETNEILAVLRGDEAPLARVPARRAAYEHYRSLPPPPALIRGRFDPERWAADPNRRSDLYDEHREHTPMSESVTGTPGAAGTVEGTARVVTTAAEGEETLRPGEILVTTVTNVGWTPLFPRAAAVVTDIGAPLSHAAIVARELGIPAVVGCGNATTRLATGDRVRVDGGKGTVETVTATDAGAAAREPSAR